One Paroedura picta isolate Pp20150507F chromosome 16, Ppicta_v3.0, whole genome shotgun sequence genomic region harbors:
- the LOC143825971 gene encoding keratin, type I cytoskeletal 12-like, with protein MALSVLTSGSSRQLSSYSLGGGGGGSVRLSSGVGFSGGSSFVGGYGGGYGGSVGGGYGGGMVGGYGGGVGGGYGGGLGGGLGSSFAGGFGGGFGGGDGGLLSGDEKQTMQNLNDRLANYLGKVHALEEANAELELKIKEWYAKYSTPDTDRDYSKYFRIIEELRNQIAAASIENARIVLQVDNARLAADDFKLKYENELFLHQNVVSDINGLRRVLDDLTMNRSDLELQIESLTEELAYLRKNHEEELKSFRGLASGDVNVEMDAAPGVDLTKLLNDMRSQYEELADKNRREAEEQFNKQVGALRQEISANVDQLSSSKSEITDLKRTLQGLELELQAQLAMKQSLEGTLAETERNYCDQLAQIQAQISSLEEQLLQLRSEMENQNAEYQQLLGIKTRLEREIETYRRLLDGEGSGFGMVGSGSTSYGSTISGGSGKESTKTRMVKTIVEEVVDGRVVSSQVKTVEEKPTK; from the exons ATGGCTCTCTCTGTGCTCACATCCGGCTCTTCCCGACAGCTTTCCTCCTACAGccttggaggtggtggtggaggatctGTCCGATTGTCTAGTGGCGTAGGGTTCAGTGGTGGCTCCAGCTTCGTTGGGGGTTATGGTGGAGGATACGGAGGTAGTGTTGGAGGAGGATATGGAGGGGGCATGGTCGGAGGATACGGAGGTGGCGTCGGCGGAGGATACGGAGGTGGCCTTGGTGGAGGCCTGGGTAGCAGCTTTGCTGGTGGCTTTGGTGGTGGCTTTGGAGGGGGAGATGGTGGTCTCCTCAGTGGTGACGAGAAGCAAACTATGCAGAATCTCAACGACCGCCTTGCCAACTACTTGGGCAAAGTGCACGCACTTGAAGAGGCCAATGCAGAGCTTGAACTAAAAATCAAGGAATGGTACGCAAAGTATAGTACTCCTGACACTGACAGAGACTACAGCAAATATTTCAGAATTATTGAAGAACTGCGGAATCAA ATAGCTGCTGCTAGTATTGAAAACGCCAGGATTGTCTTGCAAGTCGACAATGCTCGCCTGGCTGCTGATGATTTCAAACTTAA GTATGAAAATGAATTGTTCCTCCATCAGAACGTGGTGAGTGACATCAATGGCTTACGCAGAGTCTTGGATGACTTAACGATGAACAGGTCTGACCTGGAGCTGCAGATCGAAAGCCTGACTGAGGAGCTTGCCTACCTCAGGAAGAACCATGAAGAG GAACTCAAGAGTTTCCGAGGATTGGCTAGCGGTGATGTCAATGTCGAAATGGATGCTGCGCCAGGAGTTGACTTGACTAAGCTATTGAATGACATGAGATCCCAATACGAAGAACTGGCAGACAAGAACCGTAGAGAGGCAGAAGAACAGTTCAACAAGCAG GTTGGCGCTCTGAGGCAAGAGATATCTGCCAACGTGGATCAGCTGAGCTCAAGCAAGAGTGAAATCACGGATTTGAAGCGGACTTTGCAGGGACTGGAACTGGAATTGCAGGCCCAACTCGCCATG AAACAATCCCTTGAAGGCACTTTGGCAGAAACAGAGCGAAATTATTGCGATCAGCTTGCCCAAATACAGGCTCAGATCAGCAGTTTAGAGGAACAGCTCCTGCAGCTCCGGTCCGAAATGGAGAACCAGAATGCAGAATATCAGCAGCTTCTAGGAATCAAAACACGTCTGGAGCGGGAGATTGAGACCTACCGTCGCCTACTGGATGGAGAAGGAAG CGGTTTTGGAATGGTCGGTTCCGGATCGACAAGCTATGGTTCGACAATTTCGGGAGGCTCCGGCAAAG AGTCCACGAAAACCAGAATGGTTAAGACAATTGTTGAAGAAGTGGTCGATGGCAGAGTCGTCTCATCCCAGGTTAAAACAGTCGAAGAGAAACCAactaaataa